In Streptomyces nojiriensis, the sequence GCCAGGGCCAGGCCGCCGGAAGCCTGACCGTGGGCGGCGACGGGCACGGCCTCGGTGACGGACTCGCCAACGCCTTCGGCGCGGGTGCGCTGATCCTCCTGGGCTCCCTGGTGATGAGCGGCCACCCCACCCGCCCCACCCGTCCGCTCCCCCCGCCGACGCCCGCCTGATCCCACGGCCGGGCCGGGCCCCGGAAACGGCGGCGGCCCCGGCCCCCGGGTGGGGGCGGGGCCGACCGGCCGGTCAGGCGGGGTGGGGATCAGGCGGCGTCGACGACGCCGGACGCCGCGATCTCGACCTTGCCCTTGGGGGCGCCGGACTGGGAGCCCAGGGCCTCGATCTGGTCCACGAGCTCCTGGCCCGAGACGACCTCGCCGAAGACGACGTGCTTGCCGTCGAGCCACGAGGTGACGACGGTGGTGATGAAGAACTGCGAGCCGTTGGTGTTGCGGCCGGCGTTCGCCATCGACAGCAGGTACGGGCGGTCGTGCTTCAGCTGGAAGTTCTCGTCCTCGAACTTCTCGCCGTAGATGGACTTGCCGCCGGTGCCGTTGTGGTTGGTGAAGTCACCACCCTGCAGCATGAACTGGGGGA encodes:
- a CDS encoding peptidylprolyl isomerase, with the protein product MSNVYFDITINGAPAGRIVFNLFDDVVPKTARNFRELATGQNGYGYAGSGFHRVIPQFMLQGGDFTNHNGTGGKSIYGEKFEDENFQLKHDRPYLLSMANAGRNTNGSQFFITTVVTSWLDGKHVVFGEVVSGQELVDQIEALGSQSGAPKGKVEIAASGVVDAA